In Rattus rattus isolate New Zealand chromosome 3, Rrattus_CSIRO_v1, whole genome shotgun sequence, one genomic interval encodes:
- the LOC116895876 gene encoding LOW QUALITY PROTEIN: Golgi apparatus membrane protein TVP23 homolog B-like (The sequence of the model RefSeq protein was modified relative to this genomic sequence to represent the inferred CDS: inserted 2 bases in 1 codon) — translation MLSQDSNNNAEDVSLFDAEEETTSRPRKSKTRHPVASFLHLFFRVSAVVVYLLCELLSSSFIACMVTIILLLSCDFWAVKNVTGRLMVDLRWWNXNKDGKSHWVFEFRKSTPQDNKTISEAESRIFWLGPIAYPVLWMIFAFSALFSFRVKWLAVVIMGVVLQGANLPGYIWCKVGSKKNLTSMVRLHE, via the exons ATGTTGTCGCAGGACAGTAATAACAACGCTGAAGATGTCTCACTGTTTGATGCAGAAGAGGAGACAACCAGCAGACCAAGAAAATCCAAAACCAGACACCCCGTGGCTTCCTTCTTGCACCTCTTCTTCCGAGTCAGCGCGGTGGTGGTCTATCTCCTCTGCGAGCTGCTCAGCAGCAGCTTTATTGCCTGCATGGTGACAATCATCCTGCTGCTGTCATGTGACTTTTGGGCAGTGAAGAATGTCACCGGTAGACTAATGGTTGACCTACGTTGGTGGAA CAACAAGGATGGAAAGAGCCACTGGGTGTTTGAGTTCAGAAAGTCAACTCCTCAAGACAACAAAACCATTTCTGAGGCCGAGTCGAGAATTTTTTGGTTAGGACCCATCGCCTACCCAGTCCTGTGGATGATCTTTGCCTTCAGTGCCCTCTTTTCCTTCAGAGTGAAGTGGCTGGCTGTGGTGATCATGGGTGTGGTGCTGCAAGGTGCCAACCTACCTGGTTATATCTGGTGTAAAGTGGGCAGCAAGAAGAACTTAACCAGCATGGTCAGACTTCATGAGTAA